GCAGCAACAAAAATTGAAAGAAGAATAAAAGGTGCCCATGCTCTAAATACCTGTCCTGCAGTAAACTCAAGCTTTGCTCTTCCGACAGCAGCTGCTTCATGTTCAAATGTCCATGATTCCTTAGGATGCCATATTTTAGCAAATATTACTGTTGCAATTATTGAAACAATAGCTGACAGAATGTCTGGCAAATAAGGACCAATGTAGTTGGATACTAAAAACTGAGTTAATGCAAAGGAACCTCCACTTACAAGAAGTATAGGCCAGATTTCAACAGCTTTTTTCCATCCAGCCATTACAACAGCCATATAAAAAGGAACAATTATACTGAAGAAAGGAAGTTGTCTACCAACCATCTTACTTATTGCCATCATATCTACTCCAGAGACTCCTGCAGCAACAACTATTGGAATTCCGATTGCACCAAAGGCAACAGGCGCTGTGTTTGCAATAAGACAGATACCTGCAGCATAAATTGGATTGAAACCTAATCCTGCAAGCATCGCTGCTGAAATTGCAACAGGAGTGCCAAATCCTGCTGCACCTTCAAGAAATGCACCGAAAGAATAAGCAATAATTACTGCTTGAACTCTTCTGTCATCAGAGATTGCGGCAAGAGAGTTTTTAATAATTTCAAACTGTTTTGTTTCAACAGACAGGTTGTAAATATAAACAGCAGTTACAACTATCCAGCAGACAGGCCATAGACCAAAAAGAAATCCATTAAAAATTGAAAGAACTGAAAGATTAACAGGCATTCCATAGGCGATAATAGAAATAAGAACAGCAATAGCAACCGCAGAAATTGCTGCCCAGTGCCCTTTCATTCTTTTATAGGCGAGTGCCCAGAAAAGATAAAGAATAGGCACTGCCGCAACTAAGGCACTTAAGGCAAGACTACCCAACGGATTAATATCCATTGTCCAAGGCATAGCTTTAACCTCCTTTTTATAAAATTTTTAATAAATTATGCATGATTTAAAGGAAGTTGTAAATCAGAATATTCTTACATTATTGTAGGAATATTCCTACAAATTCAGCAAAAACTCAAGAATTGCTTTTTCTGTATGGAGTCTATTTTCTGCCTGGTCTAATACCACGCTTTGAGGTCCGTCAAGCACTTCATCAGTGATTTCCTCCCCTCTGTGGGCAGGCAGACAGTGCATGACTATAGCATCTTTTTTTGCTTTTTTTAATAAAATTGAATTTATCTGAAAGTTTTTGAATTTTTCTTTTTTCTCAGTATGTTGTTCCTCTCCCATGCTGAGCCAGACATCTGTGTATATAACATCAGCATCCAATGCTGCTTCATAGGGATCATTAAA
The Thermodesulfovibrio yellowstonii DSM 11347 DNA segment above includes these coding regions:
- a CDS encoding L-lactate permease — encoded protein: MPWTMDINPLGSLALSALVAAVPILYLFWALAYKRMKGHWAAISAVAIAVLISIIAYGMPVNLSVLSIFNGFLFGLWPVCWIVVTAVYIYNLSVETKQFEIIKNSLAAISDDRRVQAVIIAYSFGAFLEGAAGFGTPVAISAAMLAGLGFNPIYAAGICLIANTAPVAFGAIGIPIVVAAGVSGVDMMAISKMVGRQLPFFSIIVPFYMAVVMAGWKKAVEIWPILLVSGGSFALTQFLVSNYIGPYLPDILSAIVSIIATVIFAKIWHPKESWTFEHEAAAVGRAKLEFTAGQVFRAWAPFILLSIFVAAWGVKPVKAALDQIATLKFPIAGLDKAVIDHLGKPKAAVYAFNILSAAGTAILFAGILSIPVMGASIGTALRVAGKTLNQLKWPIVTIGTILGFAYLYNFSGMAITLGYAFASTGIIFPFFAAFLGWLGVFMTGSDTSSNALFGKLQEVTARQIGIDPVLTVATNSSGGVFGKMISPQSIAVATAATGYVGHEGDIFRFTLKHSIILTFIMGVLAMLQAYVFTWMIPQWEQVVQAAVQATKAAAPVNIQEGINYLIATFAISLFIVILSRIIGKGVVK